From Kitasatospora gansuensis, a single genomic window includes:
- a CDS encoding SDR family NAD(P)-dependent oxidoreductase, producing MPRGRFAGKVVAITGATSGIGRATALAFAAQGAAVGFCGRRAELGAQVEREIRRAGGTARYVRADVRVEKDVENFVRQTVDSFGGLDIAFNNAGISRTARLHELGTDTFDDVMATNARGVFLSMKYQIPHLLARGGGVVIVTSSSAVEVARPQGAAYSAGKRAVQGLVQAAALDYGRDGIRVNAIMPGTTDTALVRPPGMDDATWTAARAWLGEQNVDGLHRIASPEDIAQAVLGLAADDFAYMTGAGVFVDGGASAGRRLLVPPRP from the coding sequence GTGCCGCGAGGACGTTTCGCGGGGAAGGTGGTGGCCATCACCGGGGCCACCTCGGGGATCGGCCGCGCCACCGCGCTGGCCTTCGCCGCCCAGGGCGCCGCGGTCGGCTTCTGCGGGCGGCGGGCCGAGCTCGGGGCCCAGGTGGAGCGCGAGATCCGCCGGGCGGGCGGCACCGCCCGCTACGTCCGGGCGGACGTCCGGGTCGAGAAGGACGTGGAGAACTTCGTCCGGCAGACCGTCGACTCGTTCGGCGGCCTGGACATCGCCTTCAACAACGCGGGCATCAGCCGCACCGCCCGGCTGCACGAACTGGGCACCGACACCTTCGACGACGTGATGGCGACCAACGCGCGGGGCGTGTTCCTGTCGATGAAGTACCAGATCCCCCACCTGCTGGCGCGCGGTGGCGGGGTGGTGATCGTGACCTCGTCCTCCGCCGTCGAGGTGGCCCGGCCGCAGGGCGCGGCGTACTCGGCGGGCAAGCGCGCGGTCCAGGGCCTGGTGCAGGCCGCCGCGCTCGACTACGGCCGCGACGGCATCCGGGTCAACGCGATCATGCCGGGCACCACGGACACCGCGCTGGTACGGCCGCCGGGGATGGACGACGCGACCTGGACCGCCGCGAGGGCGTGGCTGGGCGAGCAGAACGTCGACGGGCTGCACCGCATCGCCTCACCCGAGGACATCGCCCAGGCGGTCCTGGGCCTGGCGGCGGACGACTTCGCCTACATGACCGGAGCCGGCGTCTTCGTCGACGGCGGCGCCAGCGCCGGCCGCCGCCTGCTTGTCCCGCCCCGGCCCTGA
- a CDS encoding serine hydrolase domain-containing protein, which yields MSVNGTVAEGFEGVREEFEAFLAEEPAEPGAQLAAYLDGRLVVDLWSQGVERESLTGVYSVTKGAAHLLVALLVQDGVLELDREVASYWPEFAAEGKGRLTLRELLAHRAGAISVEGGFTAQELADDRLVAGRLAAHKPYWEPGTAHGYHATVIGALTGEVVLRATGRTLQELYEERIRAPYGLDLFLGLPEELEPRFVSLQRAEPTPDQLAAFAAQPLPGKDGLFATSFNLRTDLVDFVNRRETRAKGPASAGGVGSARGVAGMYAAAISGLGGLGPLLKPETVTEFTTLHYPGTDLVTGSVDNFALGFETSGLRYPFLGANAFGHPGVAGAQGFADPASGVAYGYTRRRFTFPPSGGAPENDQLAAAVVAAARTAR from the coding sequence ATGTCTGTGAACGGGACGGTCGCCGAGGGGTTCGAGGGCGTCCGGGAGGAGTTCGAGGCCTTCCTCGCCGAGGAGCCGGCCGAGCCGGGCGCGCAGCTCGCCGCGTACCTGGACGGGCGGCTGGTGGTCGACCTGTGGTCCCAGGGCGTCGAACGGGAGAGCCTGACCGGCGTCTACTCGGTGACCAAGGGCGCCGCACACCTGCTGGTCGCCCTGCTGGTGCAGGACGGCGTGCTCGAACTGGACCGCGAAGTGGCCTCGTACTGGCCGGAGTTCGCCGCCGAGGGCAAGGGCCGGCTGACCCTGCGCGAGCTGCTGGCGCACCGGGCCGGGGCGATCTCGGTGGAGGGCGGGTTCACGGCGCAGGAACTGGCGGACGACCGGCTGGTCGCCGGGCGGCTGGCCGCGCACAAGCCCTACTGGGAGCCCGGCACCGCGCACGGCTACCACGCCACCGTGATCGGCGCGCTGACCGGCGAGGTGGTGCTGCGGGCCACCGGGCGCACCCTGCAGGAGCTGTACGAGGAGCGGATCCGCGCGCCGTACGGCCTGGACCTGTTCCTCGGGCTGCCCGAGGAGTTGGAGCCGCGCTTCGTCAGCCTGCAGCGGGCCGAGCCGACACCGGATCAGCTGGCCGCCTTCGCGGCGCAGCCGCTGCCCGGCAAGGACGGCCTGTTCGCGACCTCCTTCAACCTGCGCACCGACCTGGTGGACTTCGTCAACCGGCGGGAGACCCGGGCCAAGGGCCCGGCCTCGGCCGGCGGCGTGGGCAGCGCCCGCGGTGTCGCCGGGATGTACGCGGCGGCGATCAGCGGCCTCGGCGGCCTGGGCCCGCTGCTGAAGCCGGAGACCGTCACCGAGTTCACCACCCTGCACTACCCGGGCACCGACCTGGTGACCGGCTCGGTGGACAACTTCGCGCTGGGCTTCGAGACTTCGGGCCTGCGCTACCCGTTCCTCGGCGCGAACGCCTTCGGCCACCCCGGGGTGGCCGGCGCACAGGGCTTCGCCGACCCGGCGAGCGGCGTGGCGTACGGCTACACCCGGCGGCGGTTCACCTTCCCGCCCTCCGGCGGCGCACCGGAGAACGACCAGCTGGCCGCGGCCGTGGTGGCGGCCGCCCGAACGGCGCGCTGA
- a CDS encoding TetR/AcrR family transcriptional regulator, whose amino-acid sequence MTQPTRRTRTTYHHGDLRAALITAGIELARTGGPEAVVLREVTRLVGVAPNSAYGHFKTLAALKAAVAKQALCELGAAMAAHVAAVPEPPGPRAAAVFHLGEVGRAYVRFALEEPGLFRTAMDGNPSGVGTPGSAGHQPAPDAQGQPQPDAILLAALERLTGAGILPPQETGAAVTASWATVHGLATILVNLQPGLSAAERDAAIDNGLRVLLLGVTALG is encoded by the coding sequence ATGACCCAGCCCACCCGCCGCACCCGCACCACCTACCACCACGGCGACCTGCGGGCGGCACTGATCACAGCGGGCATCGAACTGGCCCGCACCGGCGGGCCGGAGGCGGTGGTCCTGCGCGAGGTCACCCGCCTCGTCGGGGTCGCCCCCAACTCCGCGTACGGCCACTTCAAGACCCTGGCCGCACTGAAGGCGGCGGTGGCCAAACAGGCCCTGTGCGAGCTGGGAGCGGCCATGGCGGCCCATGTCGCGGCCGTCCCCGAGCCCCCTGGGCCGCGCGCGGCGGCCGTGTTCCACCTGGGCGAAGTCGGCCGCGCGTACGTGCGGTTCGCGCTCGAGGAGCCGGGACTGTTCCGGACCGCCATGGACGGCAACCCCTCGGGGGTCGGCACCCCGGGATCGGCCGGCCACCAGCCGGCCCCCGACGCCCAGGGGCAGCCGCAGCCCGACGCGATCCTCCTGGCGGCGCTCGAGCGGCTGACCGGGGCGGGAATCCTGCCGCCGCAGGAGACCGGCGCGGCGGTGACGGCCAGCTGGGCCACCGTGCACGGGCTGGCCACCATCCTCGTCAACCTCCAGCCCGGCCTCTCGGCCGCCGAACGGGACGCGGCGATCGACAACGGCCTGCGCGTCCTGCTGCTGGGGGTCACGGCACTCGGCTAG
- a CDS encoding cyclic-phosphate processing receiver domain-containing protein, whose translation MNEDPAAPMPVILGIDDLRPLPRATRIARTSRDGIQLLREHRDGYIDELWLDHDLGGDDNILPVVTLLEEAAFHGQPFDIGTVFVHSANPTGAATVVQALTRWNYRVRRATA comes from the coding sequence ATGAACGAGGACCCAGCCGCGCCGATGCCCGTCATCCTCGGCATCGACGACCTCCGGCCGCTCCCCAGAGCCACCCGGATCGCCCGCACGAGCCGCGACGGCATCCAGCTCCTCCGGGAGCACCGCGACGGCTACATCGACGAACTCTGGCTCGACCACGATCTCGGCGGCGACGACAACATCCTGCCCGTGGTGACCCTCCTGGAGGAAGCCGCCTTCCACGGACAGCCCTTCGACATCGGAACGGTCTTCGTCCACAGCGCCAACCCCACCGGCGCGGCAACCGTCGTCCAGGCACTGACGCGCTGGAACTACCGGGTCCGCCGGGCAACGGCCTAG
- a CDS encoding PASTA domain-containing protein — protein sequence MSWMGPSTAREVTVPDTVGLTVTDARTVASEAGVALAAADPDGPPVGALTWPGVWVVTAQTPAPGTRMRRWGSLVIEFEKVPDGGTGEREPRPPSP from the coding sequence ATGAGCTGGATGGGACCGAGCACCGCTCGCGAGGTGACGGTTCCCGACACCGTCGGGCTGACCGTGACCGATGCCCGCACAGTCGCGTCGGAAGCCGGCGTGGCCCTCGCCGCCGCCGATCCGGACGGCCCACCGGTCGGGGCACTGACCTGGCCCGGAGTCTGGGTGGTCACCGCCCAGACTCCCGCCCCCGGCACCAGGATGCGCCGCTGGGGATCGCTGGTGATCGAGTTCGAGAAGGTGCCCGACGGCGGGACGGGAGAGCGGGAACCGCGTCCTCCGTCGCCCTGA
- a CDS encoding DUF2306 domain-containing protein: protein MSAPVVTSRPPTATGRPRRGSRSGWTVMLLLSVAITGYSVGQYAAGSLQDLAAGRVGLAPTYAQRPLAVQVAFYVHIVTAGAALAVGPFQFVRAIRRRLPRVHRWIGRAYVAAVGLGSVAALVMSFFNSVAFAGFFGFGSLAVLWGWTTYRGYRAARQGDFAAHQAWMIRSFALTFAAPTLRLWFGVLILLQVLAGRAAGGDVDHMVAQAYAAVPFLCWLPNIVVAELMIRRRGLPGLRFVTP, encoded by the coding sequence ATGTCCGCACCCGTAGTGACCTCCCGCCCGCCCACGGCCACCGGCCGGCCCCGGCGCGGCTCCCGTTCCGGCTGGACCGTGATGCTGCTGCTGTCGGTGGCGATCACCGGCTACTCCGTCGGCCAGTACGCGGCCGGCAGCCTGCAGGACCTCGCCGCCGGCCGGGTCGGCCTCGCGCCGACCTACGCGCAGCGGCCCCTCGCGGTCCAGGTGGCCTTCTACGTCCACATCGTCACCGCCGGGGCGGCCCTGGCCGTGGGCCCGTTCCAGTTCGTCCGCGCGATCCGGCGCCGCCTGCCCCGCGTGCACCGCTGGATCGGGCGCGCCTACGTGGCCGCCGTCGGGCTGGGCTCGGTGGCGGCGCTGGTGATGTCGTTCTTCAACTCCGTGGCGTTCGCCGGGTTCTTCGGCTTCGGCAGCCTCGCCGTGCTCTGGGGGTGGACCACCTACCGCGGCTACCGGGCCGCCCGCCAGGGCGACTTCGCCGCGCACCAAGCCTGGATGATCCGCAGCTTCGCCCTGACCTTCGCGGCGCCGACCCTGCGGCTCTGGTTCGGCGTGCTGATCCTGCTCCAGGTGCTGGCGGGGCGGGCCGCCGGGGGCGACGTGGACCACATGGTCGCCCAGGCCTACGCCGCGGTCCCGTTCCTGTGCTGGCTGCCCAACATCGTCGTCGCCGAACTGATGATCCGCCGCCGCGGCCTCCCGGGCCTGCGCTTCGTCACGCCGTAG
- a CDS encoding mechanosensitive ion channel family protein yields the protein MQIWTVLRPLAAAAAVLVVLLVVDRVVQRGLRRLTAAGLVLGVAAQRTLGNVFAGLQPAFSDMVGIDDVVVVAGEWGTVEEITLTCVAIATWDQRRIVMPVSYFVAKPFENWSRRGPGITGTALLHLDHSTPVGELRAEFERRLAEHKLWDGVGRALQVVDTTPSTIVVRALMTARNADDAFELRCWAREELIRYLRYLRHHHPAALPRLALAQAPEPPDG from the coding sequence GTGCAGATCTGGACCGTCCTGCGCCCGCTCGCGGCGGCTGCCGCCGTCCTGGTGGTGCTGCTGGTGGTGGACCGCGTGGTGCAGCGCGGCCTGCGCCGGCTCACGGCCGCGGGCCTGGTGCTCGGCGTGGCGGCCCAGAGAACCCTGGGCAACGTCTTCGCCGGCCTCCAGCCGGCCTTCAGCGACATGGTCGGGATCGACGACGTGGTGGTCGTGGCCGGGGAGTGGGGCACGGTCGAGGAGATCACCCTCACCTGCGTCGCGATCGCCACCTGGGACCAGCGGCGGATCGTCATGCCGGTCTCGTACTTCGTCGCCAAGCCCTTCGAGAACTGGTCCCGCCGCGGCCCCGGCATCACCGGCACCGCCCTGCTCCACCTCGACCACAGCACGCCGGTGGGCGAACTGCGGGCCGAGTTCGAACGGCGGCTGGCCGAACACAAGCTCTGGGACGGCGTCGGCCGGGCCCTCCAGGTGGTCGACACCACGCCCAGCACCATCGTGGTCCGGGCCCTGATGACCGCCCGCAACGCCGACGACGCCTTCGAACTGCGCTGCTGGGCCCGGGAAGAACTGATCCGCTACCTCCGCTACCTCCGCCACCACCACCCCGCCGCCCTGCCCCGCCTCGCCCTCGCCCAGGCCCCGGAGCCGCCTGACGGCTGA
- a CDS encoding helix-turn-helix domain-containing protein, which translates to MIESRPSELAYVERVWRSRSEDVGRMMSVATSHWELVFWEQHGQVQAAVLGPEAKASWAPVPGDAAFFGISFALGTSMPHIPVSRLVGGNVAIPDVTRRSLWLKGSAWHVPGYDNAEAFVLRMVREGIVDLDPVVPAVLGGACPDLSDRTLQRRFVAATGLTQGAVRQIHRARQAAVLIQEGAPAQEVVHRLGYFDQPHLARSLKRYVGRTATELSARDTAEPLSLLYKTAPLAPA; encoded by the coding sequence GTGATCGAGAGCCGGCCGTCGGAGCTGGCGTACGTCGAGCGGGTGTGGCGCAGTCGCAGCGAGGACGTCGGCCGGATGATGTCGGTCGCGACGTCGCACTGGGAGCTGGTGTTCTGGGAGCAGCACGGTCAGGTGCAGGCGGCCGTGCTGGGGCCGGAGGCGAAGGCGTCCTGGGCGCCGGTGCCCGGGGACGCCGCCTTCTTCGGGATCAGCTTCGCGCTGGGTACGTCGATGCCGCACATCCCGGTCAGCCGGCTGGTGGGCGGCAACGTGGCGATCCCCGACGTGACGCGGCGCTCCTTGTGGCTGAAGGGCTCCGCCTGGCACGTGCCCGGTTACGACAATGCCGAGGCGTTCGTGCTGCGGATGGTGCGCGAGGGCATCGTGGACCTGGACCCGGTGGTGCCCGCCGTCCTCGGCGGCGCCTGCCCGGACCTCTCGGACCGTACCCTGCAGCGGCGGTTCGTCGCGGCGACCGGCCTGACCCAGGGCGCGGTGCGGCAGATCCACCGCGCCCGCCAGGCCGCGGTGCTGATCCAGGAGGGGGCGCCGGCCCAGGAGGTCGTGCACCGCCTGGGGTACTTCGACCAGCCGCACCTGGCACGGTCGTTGAAGCGGTACGTCGGGCGCACGGCCACCGAGCTGAGCGCCCGGGACACGGCGGAGCCGCTGTCGCTTCTGTACAAGACCGCACCCCTGGCGCCCGCCTAG
- a CDS encoding DUF4193 domain-containing protein, whose protein sequence is MATDYDAPRKTDEDSSTDSIEELKAHRSDKAASAIDAVDALEAADGSELPGADLSGEELTVAVQPMLNDEFTCANCFLVHHRSRLARLKNNQPICNDCD, encoded by the coding sequence GTGGCAACTGACTACGACGCTCCGCGCAAGACCGACGAGGACAGCTCGACCGACAGCATCGAGGAGCTGAAGGCCCACCGCAGCGACAAGGCGGCCTCCGCCATCGACGCCGTCGACGCCCTGGAAGCCGCCGACGGATCGGAGCTGCCCGGCGCCGACCTCTCCGGCGAGGAACTCACCGTCGCCGTCCAGCCCATGCTGAACGACGAGTTCACCTGCGCCAACTGCTTCCTCGTCCACCACCGCAGCAGGCTCGCCCGCCTCAAGAACAACCAGCCGATCTGCAACGACTGCGACTGA
- a CDS encoding ribosomal protein L7/L12 encodes MEDPQFAVLLTDASAGGPAALRAVVAVTNLSLWHSRQLLDRAPVTAREDIPFADAEAAARRLRQAGVPAAVRCDWCRRTLPDDETPVGPGPCASRYWPTAHCQANSLTSCGCEFCTAYGPLPGHTTHSGT; translated from the coding sequence GTGGAGGACCCTCAGTTCGCTGTCCTGCTGACCGACGCCTCGGCCGGCGGGCCAGCGGCCCTGCGAGCGGTCGTCGCGGTCACCAACCTGAGCCTGTGGCACAGCCGACAACTGCTGGACCGTGCGCCCGTCACCGCACGCGAGGACATCCCCTTCGCCGACGCCGAGGCAGCCGCCCGGCGGCTGCGCCAGGCCGGCGTGCCCGCCGCCGTCCGGTGCGACTGGTGCCGGCGTACCCTGCCCGACGACGAAACCCCCGTCGGCCCCGGCCCGTGCGCCTCCCGGTACTGGCCCACCGCCCACTGCCAGGCCAACTCCCTCACCAGCTGCGGCTGCGAGTTCTGCACCGCCTACGGGCCCCTGCCCGGCCACACCACCCACTCGGGAACCTGA